A genomic window from Salvia hispanica cultivar TCC Black 2014 chromosome 5, UniMelb_Shisp_WGS_1.0, whole genome shotgun sequence includes:
- the LOC125189207 gene encoding uncharacterized protein LOC125189207 isoform X5 → MGSREESDVDDDFNEIYKAYTGPVVSNLPNEPEKTSKRSHAGSDEEEQTRDPNAVPTDFTSREAKVWEAKSKATERNWKKRKEEEMICKLCGESGHFTQGCPSTLGANRKSQDFFERVPARDPHVKALFSEDVVNKIEKDIGCTIKINEKFIIVSGKDRLILKKGVDAVHKIREEGDNKGVHKYVEEGERKGSSSSPISQSRSFERRSPVISRLGRSGSQKSNSSPHRAAHIYHRYGRQEKSVENRVREDLQKLSSVSPRAKAYGIDGGRGRSSHSKSPVRPSYAANSFNSYEGHSQNRSSFRADGWSADRGRSAMQPESKFECPSFLQTLEDLELQYKREAMELAKLRDKEEDDENFKHREAIIVGWLHMLHSEHSV, encoded by the exons ATGGGAAGCAGAGAAGAGTCGGATGTTGATGACGACtttaatgaaatttacaaGGCATACACTGGCCCCGTGGTTTCTAATTTACCAAATGAACCAGAAAAAACAAGCAAAAGGTCACATGCAGGTTCTGACGAAGAGGAGCAAACTCGTGATCCTAATGCTGTCCCAACAGATTTTACTAGCCGCGAAGCAAAAGTTTGGGAAGCCAAATCTAAGGCTACAGAGAGGAATTGGAAGAAgaggaaagaagaagaaatgatTTGCAAACTATGTGGTGAATCTGGTCACTTTACTCAG GGTTGCCCGTCTACTCTTGGAGCTAATCGCAAGTCGCAAGACTTCTTTGAAAGGGTACCTGCAAGAGATCCTCACGTGAAGGCTTTGTTCTCAGAAGATGTAGTAAACAAGATTGAGAAAGATATTGGATGTACTATAAAAATCAACGAGAAATTCATAATTGTCAGTGGCAAGGACAGGTTGATCTTGAAGAAAGGTGTCGATGCTGTTCATAAGATTAGAGAAGAGGGTGATAATAAGGGTGTTCATAAATATGTTGAGGAGGGTGAGCGCAAAGGTTCGTCAAGCTCCCCAATTTCACAGTCCAGATCATTTGAACGTAGAAGTCCTGTTATCTCTCGACTAGGACGATCTGGATCCCAAAAGTCCAATTCCAGCCCCCACCGTGCTGCACATATATATCATAGATATGGCAGACAAGAGAAAAGTGTGGAAAATCGTGTGCGAGAAGATCTTCAAAAACTCTCAAGTGTCTCTCCCCGTG CAAAAG CTTATGGTATTGATGGAGGTAGAGGTCGGTCAAGCCATTCCAAGTCTCCAGTCCGTCCTTCTTACGCAGCAAACTCCTTTAACTCATATGAAGGCCATTCTCAGAATAGAAGCAGCTTCAGGGCAGATGGATGGAGTGCTGACAGAGGTAGATCTGCTATGCAGCCGGAAAGTAAGTTTGAATGCCCTTCCTTTCTCCAGACACTGGAGGATTTGGAGTTGCAGTATAAAAGGGAGGCTATGGAACTTGCTAAACTTCGGgacaaagaagaagatgatgaaaatTTCAAGCATCGTGAG
- the LOC125189207 gene encoding uncharacterized protein LOC125189207 isoform X4 — MGSREESDVDDDFNEIYKAYTGPVVSNLPNEPEKTSKRSHAGSDEEEQTRDPNAVPTDFTSREAKVWEAKSKATERNWKKRKEEEMICKLCGESGHFTQGCPSTLGANRKSQDFFERVPARDPHVKALFSEDVVNKIEKDIGCTIKINEKFIIVSGKDRLILKKGVDAVHKIREEGDNKGVHKYVEEGERKGSSSSPISQSRSFERRSPVISRLGRSGSQKSNSSPHRAAHIYHRYGRQEKSVENRVREDLQKLSSVSPRAKAYGIDGGRGRSSHSKSPVRPSYAANSFNSYEGHSQNRSSFRADGWSADRGRSAMQPESKFECPSFLQTLEDLELQYKREAMELAKLRDKEEDDENFKHREAVTEMRENFMRKVATLKNEHANMWEEFLQLHEQRRQQACQHIPESGFAGYKQPSYPDFDGSENLYHSGPGSMHSRGRRGDFGKAYNRY; from the exons ATGGGAAGCAGAGAAGAGTCGGATGTTGATGACGACtttaatgaaatttacaaGGCATACACTGGCCCCGTGGTTTCTAATTTACCAAATGAACCAGAAAAAACAAGCAAAAGGTCACATGCAGGTTCTGACGAAGAGGAGCAAACTCGTGATCCTAATGCTGTCCCAACAGATTTTACTAGCCGCGAAGCAAAAGTTTGGGAAGCCAAATCTAAGGCTACAGAGAGGAATTGGAAGAAgaggaaagaagaagaaatgatTTGCAAACTATGTGGTGAATCTGGTCACTTTACTCAG GGTTGCCCGTCTACTCTTGGAGCTAATCGCAAGTCGCAAGACTTCTTTGAAAGGGTACCTGCAAGAGATCCTCACGTGAAGGCTTTGTTCTCAGAAGATGTAGTAAACAAGATTGAGAAAGATATTGGATGTACTATAAAAATCAACGAGAAATTCATAATTGTCAGTGGCAAGGACAGGTTGATCTTGAAGAAAGGTGTCGATGCTGTTCATAAGATTAGAGAAGAGGGTGATAATAAGGGTGTTCATAAATATGTTGAGGAGGGTGAGCGCAAAGGTTCGTCAAGCTCCCCAATTTCACAGTCCAGATCATTTGAACGTAGAAGTCCTGTTATCTCTCGACTAGGACGATCTGGATCCCAAAAGTCCAATTCCAGCCCCCACCGTGCTGCACATATATATCATAGATATGGCAGACAAGAGAAAAGTGTGGAAAATCGTGTGCGAGAAGATCTTCAAAAACTCTCAAGTGTCTCTCCCCGTG CAAAAG CTTATGGTATTGATGGAGGTAGAGGTCGGTCAAGCCATTCCAAGTCTCCAGTCCGTCCTTCTTACGCAGCAAACTCCTTTAACTCATATGAAGGCCATTCTCAGAATAGAAGCAGCTTCAGGGCAGATGGATGGAGTGCTGACAGAGGTAGATCTGCTATGCAGCCGGAAAGTAAGTTTGAATGCCCTTCCTTTCTCCAGACACTGGAGGATTTGGAGTTGCAGTATAAAAGGGAGGCTATGGAACTTGCTAAACTTCGGgacaaagaagaagatgatgaaaatTTCAAGCATCGTGAG GCTGTTACAGAGATGAGGGAGAATTTCATGAGAAAAGTAGCTACACTAAAGAATGAACATGCGAATATGTGGGAAGAGTTTCTTCAGTTACATGAACAGAGGAGGCAACAAGCATGTCAACACATTCCTGAATCTGGTTTTGCTGGTTATAAGCAACCGAGTTACCCAGACTTTGACGGTTCCGAAAATCTTTATCACTCTGGACCTGGTAGTATGCACTCAAGGGGCAG GCGTGGTGACTTTGGGAAAGCTTATAATCGATACTGA
- the LOC125189207 gene encoding uncharacterized protein LOC125189207 isoform X2: MGSREESDVDDDFNEIYKAYTGPVVSNLPNEPEKTSKRSHAGSDEEEQTRDPNAVPTDFTSREAKVWEAKSKATERNWKKRKEEEMICKLCGESGHFTQGCPSTLGANRKSQDFFERVPARDPHVKALFSEDVVNKIEKDIGCTIKINEKFIIVSGKDRLILKKGVDAVHKIREEGDNKGVHKYVEEGERKGSSSSPISQSRSFERRSPVISRLGRSGSQKSNSSPHRAAHIYHRYGRQEKSVENRVREDLQKLSSVSPRAYGIDGGRGRSSHSKSPVRPSYAANSFNSYEGHSQNRSSFRADGWSADRGRSAMQPESKFECPSFLQTLEDLELQYKREAMELAKLRDKEEDDENFKHREAVTEMRENFMRKVATLKNEHANMWEEFLQLHEQRRQQACQHIPESGFAGYKQPSYPDFDGSENLYHSGPGSMHSRGRFPNAMECYPSNRSHDNYDDFQHRRRGDFGKAYNRY, from the exons ATGGGAAGCAGAGAAGAGTCGGATGTTGATGACGACtttaatgaaatttacaaGGCATACACTGGCCCCGTGGTTTCTAATTTACCAAATGAACCAGAAAAAACAAGCAAAAGGTCACATGCAGGTTCTGACGAAGAGGAGCAAACTCGTGATCCTAATGCTGTCCCAACAGATTTTACTAGCCGCGAAGCAAAAGTTTGGGAAGCCAAATCTAAGGCTACAGAGAGGAATTGGAAGAAgaggaaagaagaagaaatgatTTGCAAACTATGTGGTGAATCTGGTCACTTTACTCAG GGTTGCCCGTCTACTCTTGGAGCTAATCGCAAGTCGCAAGACTTCTTTGAAAGGGTACCTGCAAGAGATCCTCACGTGAAGGCTTTGTTCTCAGAAGATGTAGTAAACAAGATTGAGAAAGATATTGGATGTACTATAAAAATCAACGAGAAATTCATAATTGTCAGTGGCAAGGACAGGTTGATCTTGAAGAAAGGTGTCGATGCTGTTCATAAGATTAGAGAAGAGGGTGATAATAAGGGTGTTCATAAATATGTTGAGGAGGGTGAGCGCAAAGGTTCGTCAAGCTCCCCAATTTCACAGTCCAGATCATTTGAACGTAGAAGTCCTGTTATCTCTCGACTAGGACGATCTGGATCCCAAAAGTCCAATTCCAGCCCCCACCGTGCTGCACATATATATCATAGATATGGCAGACAAGAGAAAAGTGTGGAAAATCGTGTGCGAGAAGATCTTCAAAAACTCTCAAGTGTCTCTCCCCGTG CTTATGGTATTGATGGAGGTAGAGGTCGGTCAAGCCATTCCAAGTCTCCAGTCCGTCCTTCTTACGCAGCAAACTCCTTTAACTCATATGAAGGCCATTCTCAGAATAGAAGCAGCTTCAGGGCAGATGGATGGAGTGCTGACAGAGGTAGATCTGCTATGCAGCCGGAAAGTAAGTTTGAATGCCCTTCCTTTCTCCAGACACTGGAGGATTTGGAGTTGCAGTATAAAAGGGAGGCTATGGAACTTGCTAAACTTCGGgacaaagaagaagatgatgaaaatTTCAAGCATCGTGAG GCTGTTACAGAGATGAGGGAGAATTTCATGAGAAAAGTAGCTACACTAAAGAATGAACATGCGAATATGTGGGAAGAGTTTCTTCAGTTACATGAACAGAGGAGGCAACAAGCATGTCAACACATTCCTGAATCTGGTTTTGCTGGTTATAAGCAACCGAGTTACCCAGACTTTGACGGTTCCGAAAATCTTTATCACTCTGGACCTGGTAGTATGCACTCAAGGGGCAGGTTTCCAAATGCTATGGAGTGTTATCCCTCTAATAGGTCTCATGACAATTATGACGATTTCCAGCATCGCAGGCGTGGTGACTTTGGGAAAGCTTATAATCGATACTGA
- the LOC125189207 gene encoding uncharacterized protein LOC125189207 isoform X3, which yields MGSREESDVDDDFNEIYKAYTGPVVSNLPNEPEKTSKRSHAGSDEEEQTRDPNAVPTDFTSREAKVWEAKSKATERNWKKRKEEEMICKLCGESGHFTQGCPSTLGANRKSQDFFERVPARDPHVKALFSEDVVNKIEKDIGCTIKINEKFIIVSGKDRLILKKGVDAVHKIREEGDNKGVHKYVEEGERKGSSSSPISQSRSFERRSPVISRLGRSGSQKSNSSPHRAAHIYHRYGRQEKSVENRVREDLQKLSSVSPRAKAYGIDGGRGRSSHSKSPVRPSYAANSFNSYEGHSQNRSSFRADGWSADRGRSAMQPESKFECPSFLQTLEDLELQYKREAMELAKLRDKEEDDENFKHREAVTEMRENFMRKVATLKNEHANMWEEFLQLHEQRRQQACQHIPESGFAGYKQPSYPDFDGSENLYHSGPGVVTLGKLIIDTEFSWKNGNRLLLLVGCTCCTRSTLSR from the exons ATGGGAAGCAGAGAAGAGTCGGATGTTGATGACGACtttaatgaaatttacaaGGCATACACTGGCCCCGTGGTTTCTAATTTACCAAATGAACCAGAAAAAACAAGCAAAAGGTCACATGCAGGTTCTGACGAAGAGGAGCAAACTCGTGATCCTAATGCTGTCCCAACAGATTTTACTAGCCGCGAAGCAAAAGTTTGGGAAGCCAAATCTAAGGCTACAGAGAGGAATTGGAAGAAgaggaaagaagaagaaatgatTTGCAAACTATGTGGTGAATCTGGTCACTTTACTCAG GGTTGCCCGTCTACTCTTGGAGCTAATCGCAAGTCGCAAGACTTCTTTGAAAGGGTACCTGCAAGAGATCCTCACGTGAAGGCTTTGTTCTCAGAAGATGTAGTAAACAAGATTGAGAAAGATATTGGATGTACTATAAAAATCAACGAGAAATTCATAATTGTCAGTGGCAAGGACAGGTTGATCTTGAAGAAAGGTGTCGATGCTGTTCATAAGATTAGAGAAGAGGGTGATAATAAGGGTGTTCATAAATATGTTGAGGAGGGTGAGCGCAAAGGTTCGTCAAGCTCCCCAATTTCACAGTCCAGATCATTTGAACGTAGAAGTCCTGTTATCTCTCGACTAGGACGATCTGGATCCCAAAAGTCCAATTCCAGCCCCCACCGTGCTGCACATATATATCATAGATATGGCAGACAAGAGAAAAGTGTGGAAAATCGTGTGCGAGAAGATCTTCAAAAACTCTCAAGTGTCTCTCCCCGTG CAAAAG CTTATGGTATTGATGGAGGTAGAGGTCGGTCAAGCCATTCCAAGTCTCCAGTCCGTCCTTCTTACGCAGCAAACTCCTTTAACTCATATGAAGGCCATTCTCAGAATAGAAGCAGCTTCAGGGCAGATGGATGGAGTGCTGACAGAGGTAGATCTGCTATGCAGCCGGAAAGTAAGTTTGAATGCCCTTCCTTTCTCCAGACACTGGAGGATTTGGAGTTGCAGTATAAAAGGGAGGCTATGGAACTTGCTAAACTTCGGgacaaagaagaagatgatgaaaatTTCAAGCATCGTGAG GCTGTTACAGAGATGAGGGAGAATTTCATGAGAAAAGTAGCTACACTAAAGAATGAACATGCGAATATGTGGGAAGAGTTTCTTCAGTTACATGAACAGAGGAGGCAACAAGCATGTCAACACATTCCTGAATCTGGTTTTGCTGGTTATAAGCAACCGAGTTACCCAGACTTTGACGGTTCCGAAAATCTTTATCACTCTGGACCTG GCGTGGTGACTTTGGGAAAGCTTATAATCGATACTGAATTTTCTTGGAAAAATGGAAATCG
- the LOC125189207 gene encoding uncharacterized protein LOC125189207 isoform X1 encodes MGSREESDVDDDFNEIYKAYTGPVVSNLPNEPEKTSKRSHAGSDEEEQTRDPNAVPTDFTSREAKVWEAKSKATERNWKKRKEEEMICKLCGESGHFTQGCPSTLGANRKSQDFFERVPARDPHVKALFSEDVVNKIEKDIGCTIKINEKFIIVSGKDRLILKKGVDAVHKIREEGDNKGVHKYVEEGERKGSSSSPISQSRSFERRSPVISRLGRSGSQKSNSSPHRAAHIYHRYGRQEKSVENRVREDLQKLSSVSPRAKAYGIDGGRGRSSHSKSPVRPSYAANSFNSYEGHSQNRSSFRADGWSADRGRSAMQPESKFECPSFLQTLEDLELQYKREAMELAKLRDKEEDDENFKHREAVTEMRENFMRKVATLKNEHANMWEEFLQLHEQRRQQACQHIPESGFAGYKQPSYPDFDGSENLYHSGPGSMHSRGRFPNAMECYPSNRSHDNYDDFQHRRRGDFGKAYNRY; translated from the exons ATGGGAAGCAGAGAAGAGTCGGATGTTGATGACGACtttaatgaaatttacaaGGCATACACTGGCCCCGTGGTTTCTAATTTACCAAATGAACCAGAAAAAACAAGCAAAAGGTCACATGCAGGTTCTGACGAAGAGGAGCAAACTCGTGATCCTAATGCTGTCCCAACAGATTTTACTAGCCGCGAAGCAAAAGTTTGGGAAGCCAAATCTAAGGCTACAGAGAGGAATTGGAAGAAgaggaaagaagaagaaatgatTTGCAAACTATGTGGTGAATCTGGTCACTTTACTCAG GGTTGCCCGTCTACTCTTGGAGCTAATCGCAAGTCGCAAGACTTCTTTGAAAGGGTACCTGCAAGAGATCCTCACGTGAAGGCTTTGTTCTCAGAAGATGTAGTAAACAAGATTGAGAAAGATATTGGATGTACTATAAAAATCAACGAGAAATTCATAATTGTCAGTGGCAAGGACAGGTTGATCTTGAAGAAAGGTGTCGATGCTGTTCATAAGATTAGAGAAGAGGGTGATAATAAGGGTGTTCATAAATATGTTGAGGAGGGTGAGCGCAAAGGTTCGTCAAGCTCCCCAATTTCACAGTCCAGATCATTTGAACGTAGAAGTCCTGTTATCTCTCGACTAGGACGATCTGGATCCCAAAAGTCCAATTCCAGCCCCCACCGTGCTGCACATATATATCATAGATATGGCAGACAAGAGAAAAGTGTGGAAAATCGTGTGCGAGAAGATCTTCAAAAACTCTCAAGTGTCTCTCCCCGTG CAAAAG CTTATGGTATTGATGGAGGTAGAGGTCGGTCAAGCCATTCCAAGTCTCCAGTCCGTCCTTCTTACGCAGCAAACTCCTTTAACTCATATGAAGGCCATTCTCAGAATAGAAGCAGCTTCAGGGCAGATGGATGGAGTGCTGACAGAGGTAGATCTGCTATGCAGCCGGAAAGTAAGTTTGAATGCCCTTCCTTTCTCCAGACACTGGAGGATTTGGAGTTGCAGTATAAAAGGGAGGCTATGGAACTTGCTAAACTTCGGgacaaagaagaagatgatgaaaatTTCAAGCATCGTGAG GCTGTTACAGAGATGAGGGAGAATTTCATGAGAAAAGTAGCTACACTAAAGAATGAACATGCGAATATGTGGGAAGAGTTTCTTCAGTTACATGAACAGAGGAGGCAACAAGCATGTCAACACATTCCTGAATCTGGTTTTGCTGGTTATAAGCAACCGAGTTACCCAGACTTTGACGGTTCCGAAAATCTTTATCACTCTGGACCTGGTAGTATGCACTCAAGGGGCAGGTTTCCAAATGCTATGGAGTGTTATCCCTCTAATAGGTCTCATGACAATTATGACGATTTCCAGCATCGCAGGCGTGGTGACTTTGGGAAAGCTTATAATCGATACTGA